A DNA window from Pithys albifrons albifrons isolate INPA30051 chromosome 7, PitAlb_v1, whole genome shotgun sequence contains the following coding sequences:
- the NOM1 gene encoding nucleolar MIF4G domain-containing protein 1 isoform X1 translates to MAAPKRGVAAGGRRRPRGVRAGKLARLSQAVQDFVQAAGDQPPLALLRDSERQSRRSRRDARKEKRRLKRSRRRRLQRGELVEAPAAPDKPALDKPTPAKPAAAKPASAKPGPTKSGPAKPAPAKSGPARPAPAARPSAPVSPGAGKQRPGAVSAPTSPDLAGPSAAAASARKRALLEANEEEEKEIRRLERQLGLGKRRRKQDGPATERVPQSFLRDGLGYVLGALGTRAGLSSLCESSDEEEEDKEKETKPRPRERPPGPEEDEEDEEDQDDASEPSEGDDEEEQWESESSSSSPEDGGEPEASEPPDQEEEEDEEEVRETHSAAKYVPPQVRRAQEILDDKKREELGRLKKMVNGLINRLSEPNLSSISGQMEELYMANSRKDMNDTLTDTLLNACVTAVAMPARLVMEHVLLVSILHHNVGIEVGAHFLEAVVKKFDELCKSDAEGKECENLLALIAHLYNFHVVHCLLIFDILKKLVSAFTEKEIELILFLLKNVGFSLRKDDALALKELIAEAQKKASTAEKKFQDQTRVRFMLETMLALRNNDMRKIPGYDPEPVERLRKLQRTLVHSSGSGKDTQLRVSLESLLSADQVGRWWIVGSSWSGAPMISDTSSKTQQKLHVGKVSSKIMELARKQRMNTDIRRSIFCVLMTSEDFMDAFEKLLKLGLKDQQEREIVHVILYCCLQEKTFNPFYAFLANKFCECERRFQVTFQFSIWDKVRDLENLSAAALSNLISLLAHLIRTKSLPLSVLKVIEFSELDKPKVRFLRQVLSTLLMKADAEELSDIFVRVSDNPKLGMLREGLKLFLTHFLLKHAQAHKSAEEANLLKEKVELATKALEAKEPKLKL, encoded by the exons ATGGCGGCGCCCAAGCGCGGCGTGgccgcgggcgggcggcggcggccgcggggtGTCCGGGCCGGCAAACTCGCCCGGCTGAGCCAGGCCGTGCAGGACTTCGTGCAGGCGGCCGGCGACCAGCCGCCGCTGGCCCTGCTCAGGGACTCGGAGAGGCAGAGCCGCAGGAGTCGCCGGGACGCCAGGAAGGAGAAGCGCAGGCTCAAGCGGAGCCGACGGCGACGACTCCAACGTGGGGAGCTTGTGGAGGCTCCCGCCGCCCCGGACAAGCCTGCTCTGGACAAGCCGACTCCGGCTAAACCTGCTGCGGCCAAGCCGGCTTCGGCTAAACCTGGTCCGACCAAGTCCGGTCCGGCTAAACCTGCTCCGGCCAAGTCCGGTCCGGCCAGGCCGGCTCCCGCTGCCCGCCCCTCAGCCCCTGTCTCGCCCGGCGCCGGGAAGCAGCGGCCAGGCGCGGTGTCGGCACCGACATCGCCAGACCTTGCGGGCCCCtcggccgccgccgcctcggCGCGGAAACGAGCCCTGCTGGAGGCCaacgaggaggaggagaaggagatcCGACGGCTGGAGCGGCAGCTGGGGCTCGGGAAGCGGCGCAGGAAGCAGGACGGGCCCGCAACGGAGCGGGTGCCGCAGAGTTTCCTGCGGGACGGGCTGGGATACGTGCTGGGAGCGCTGGGAACACGGGCCGGGCTCAGCAGCCTGTGCGAAAGCAgcgacgaggaggaggaggacaaggagaaGGAGACCAAGCCGAGGCCGCGGGAGCGCCCGCCGGGACcagaggaggacgaggaggacgaggaggatCAGGATGACGCCTCGGAGCCCTCCGAGGGGGATGACGAGGAAGAACAGTGGGAGAGCGAGAGCTCGTCCTCATCCCCCGAGGACGGCGGGGAGCCAGAGGCCAGTGAGCCCCCGgaccaggaggaggaagaggatgaggaggaggtaAGAGAG ACTCACAGTGCTGCAAAGTATGTTCCCCCTCAAGTAAGGAGAGCTCAGGAGATACTGGATgacaagaaaagagaagaattgggaagactgaagaaaatggTGAATGGCCTCATTAATAG GTTGAGTGAGCCAAATTTGTCCTCCATTAGTGGACAGATGGAAGAGCTCTACATGGCCAACAGCAGGAAGGACATGAATGACACTCTGACAGACACGCTCCTGAACGCCTGTGTCACTGCAGTGGCCATGCCTGCAAGGCTGGTGATGGAGCACGTCCTTCTGGTTAGCATTCTTCATCACAATGTAGGAATTGAG GTCGGTGCTCACTTTTTGGAAGCTGTGGTGAAGAAATTTGATGAACTCTGTAAAAGTGATGCTGAAGGGAAAGAATGTGAAAATCTGCTTGCCTTGATTGCTCATCTGTATAACTTCCATGTAGTTCATTGCCTGCTGATCTTTGATATTCTGAAGAAGCTTGTTAGTGCTTTCACTGAAAAAGAGATTGAgctgattttgtttcttctgaaaaatgtgGGCTTTTCCTTAAGAAAAGATGATGCGTTGGCTTTGAAGGAGCTGATTGCCGAAGCCCAGAAGAAAgcaagcacagcagagaagaaattccAGGATCAGACTAgg GTTCGTTTTATGCTGGAGACGATGTTGGCACTGAGGAATAATGACATGCGAAAGATTCCTGGTTATGATCCTGAACCCGTTGAAAGACTCCGCAAATTGCAAAGAACGCTG GTTCACAGCAGTGGTTCAGGAAAAGACACACAGCTCCGTGTCTCCCTGGAGTCTCTGCTCAGCGCGGATCAGGTTGGTCGGTGGTGGATTGTAGGGTCATCCTGGAGTGGAGCACCAATGATCAGTGATACGAGCAGCAAGACTCAGCAAAAACTGCATGTGGGAAAG GTAAGTTCAAAGATAATGGAGCTTGCTCGTAAGCAGAGAATGAACACCGATATCAGGAGAAGTATTTTTTGTGTCTTGATGACAAGTGAAGACTTCATGGATGCCTTTGAAAAGCTGCTCAA GCTTGGACTGAAAGATcagcaggaaagagaaatagTTCATGTCATCCTTTACTGCTGCTTACAGGAGAAGACATTTAACCCCTTCTATGCATTTCTGGCTAACAAGTTTTGTGAATGTGAAAGACGATTTCAG GTGACATTTCAGTTCAGTATTTGGGATAAAGTCAGAGACTTAGAAAACCTGTCAGCTGCTGCCCTCTCCAACTTGATTTCACTGTTGGCTCACTTAATAAGGACAAAGTCACTGCCACTTTCAGTTCTCAAG GTAATTGAATTCAGTGAACTAGATAAACCCAAAGTCCGTTTCTTGCGACAAGTATTAAGCACACTGTTAATGAAAGCAGATGCTGAAGAACTTAGTGACATTTTTGTGAG GGTATCTGACAACCCCAAACTGGGAATGCTACGAGAGGGCTTGAAACTCTTCCTTACCCACTTCTTACTGAAACATGCACAGGCCCATAAGAGTGCTGAAGAAGCTAActtgttaaaagaaaaagttgaaCTAGCAACCAAGGCTTTGGAGGCAAAGGAACCCAAACTGAAGCTATAG
- the NOM1 gene encoding nucleolar MIF4G domain-containing protein 1 isoform X2, with the protein MAAPKRGVAAGGRRRPRGVRAGKLARLSQAVQDFVQAAGDQPPLALLRDSERQSRRSRRDARKEKRRLKRSRRRRLQRGELVEAPAAPDKPALDKPTPAKPAAAKPASAKPGPTKSGPAKPAPAKSGPARPAPAARPSAPVSPGAGKQRPGAVSAPTSPDLAGPSAAAASARKRALLEANEEEEKEIRRLERQLGLGKRRRKQDGPATERVPQSFLRDGLGYVLGALGTRAGLSSLCESSDEEEEDKEKETKPRPRERPPGPEEDEEDEEDQDDASEPSEGDDEEEQWESESSSSSPEDGGEPEASEPPDQEEEEDEEETHSAAKYVPPQVRRAQEILDDKKREELGRLKKMVNGLINRLSEPNLSSISGQMEELYMANSRKDMNDTLTDTLLNACVTAVAMPARLVMEHVLLVSILHHNVGIEVGAHFLEAVVKKFDELCKSDAEGKECENLLALIAHLYNFHVVHCLLIFDILKKLVSAFTEKEIELILFLLKNVGFSLRKDDALALKELIAEAQKKASTAEKKFQDQTRVRFMLETMLALRNNDMRKIPGYDPEPVERLRKLQRTLVHSSGSGKDTQLRVSLESLLSADQVGRWWIVGSSWSGAPMISDTSSKTQQKLHVGKVSSKIMELARKQRMNTDIRRSIFCVLMTSEDFMDAFEKLLKLGLKDQQEREIVHVILYCCLQEKTFNPFYAFLANKFCECERRFQVTFQFSIWDKVRDLENLSAAALSNLISLLAHLIRTKSLPLSVLKVIEFSELDKPKVRFLRQVLSTLLMKADAEELSDIFVRVSDNPKLGMLREGLKLFLTHFLLKHAQAHKSAEEANLLKEKVELATKALEAKEPKLKL; encoded by the exons ATGGCGGCGCCCAAGCGCGGCGTGgccgcgggcgggcggcggcggccgcggggtGTCCGGGCCGGCAAACTCGCCCGGCTGAGCCAGGCCGTGCAGGACTTCGTGCAGGCGGCCGGCGACCAGCCGCCGCTGGCCCTGCTCAGGGACTCGGAGAGGCAGAGCCGCAGGAGTCGCCGGGACGCCAGGAAGGAGAAGCGCAGGCTCAAGCGGAGCCGACGGCGACGACTCCAACGTGGGGAGCTTGTGGAGGCTCCCGCCGCCCCGGACAAGCCTGCTCTGGACAAGCCGACTCCGGCTAAACCTGCTGCGGCCAAGCCGGCTTCGGCTAAACCTGGTCCGACCAAGTCCGGTCCGGCTAAACCTGCTCCGGCCAAGTCCGGTCCGGCCAGGCCGGCTCCCGCTGCCCGCCCCTCAGCCCCTGTCTCGCCCGGCGCCGGGAAGCAGCGGCCAGGCGCGGTGTCGGCACCGACATCGCCAGACCTTGCGGGCCCCtcggccgccgccgcctcggCGCGGAAACGAGCCCTGCTGGAGGCCaacgaggaggaggagaaggagatcCGACGGCTGGAGCGGCAGCTGGGGCTCGGGAAGCGGCGCAGGAAGCAGGACGGGCCCGCAACGGAGCGGGTGCCGCAGAGTTTCCTGCGGGACGGGCTGGGATACGTGCTGGGAGCGCTGGGAACACGGGCCGGGCTCAGCAGCCTGTGCGAAAGCAgcgacgaggaggaggaggacaaggagaaGGAGACCAAGCCGAGGCCGCGGGAGCGCCCGCCGGGACcagaggaggacgaggaggacgaggaggatCAGGATGACGCCTCGGAGCCCTCCGAGGGGGATGACGAGGAAGAACAGTGGGAGAGCGAGAGCTCGTCCTCATCCCCCGAGGACGGCGGGGAGCCAGAGGCCAGTGAGCCCCCGgaccaggaggaggaagaggatgaggaggag ACTCACAGTGCTGCAAAGTATGTTCCCCCTCAAGTAAGGAGAGCTCAGGAGATACTGGATgacaagaaaagagaagaattgggaagactgaagaaaatggTGAATGGCCTCATTAATAG GTTGAGTGAGCCAAATTTGTCCTCCATTAGTGGACAGATGGAAGAGCTCTACATGGCCAACAGCAGGAAGGACATGAATGACACTCTGACAGACACGCTCCTGAACGCCTGTGTCACTGCAGTGGCCATGCCTGCAAGGCTGGTGATGGAGCACGTCCTTCTGGTTAGCATTCTTCATCACAATGTAGGAATTGAG GTCGGTGCTCACTTTTTGGAAGCTGTGGTGAAGAAATTTGATGAACTCTGTAAAAGTGATGCTGAAGGGAAAGAATGTGAAAATCTGCTTGCCTTGATTGCTCATCTGTATAACTTCCATGTAGTTCATTGCCTGCTGATCTTTGATATTCTGAAGAAGCTTGTTAGTGCTTTCACTGAAAAAGAGATTGAgctgattttgtttcttctgaaaaatgtgGGCTTTTCCTTAAGAAAAGATGATGCGTTGGCTTTGAAGGAGCTGATTGCCGAAGCCCAGAAGAAAgcaagcacagcagagaagaaattccAGGATCAGACTAgg GTTCGTTTTATGCTGGAGACGATGTTGGCACTGAGGAATAATGACATGCGAAAGATTCCTGGTTATGATCCTGAACCCGTTGAAAGACTCCGCAAATTGCAAAGAACGCTG GTTCACAGCAGTGGTTCAGGAAAAGACACACAGCTCCGTGTCTCCCTGGAGTCTCTGCTCAGCGCGGATCAGGTTGGTCGGTGGTGGATTGTAGGGTCATCCTGGAGTGGAGCACCAATGATCAGTGATACGAGCAGCAAGACTCAGCAAAAACTGCATGTGGGAAAG GTAAGTTCAAAGATAATGGAGCTTGCTCGTAAGCAGAGAATGAACACCGATATCAGGAGAAGTATTTTTTGTGTCTTGATGACAAGTGAAGACTTCATGGATGCCTTTGAAAAGCTGCTCAA GCTTGGACTGAAAGATcagcaggaaagagaaatagTTCATGTCATCCTTTACTGCTGCTTACAGGAGAAGACATTTAACCCCTTCTATGCATTTCTGGCTAACAAGTTTTGTGAATGTGAAAGACGATTTCAG GTGACATTTCAGTTCAGTATTTGGGATAAAGTCAGAGACTTAGAAAACCTGTCAGCTGCTGCCCTCTCCAACTTGATTTCACTGTTGGCTCACTTAATAAGGACAAAGTCACTGCCACTTTCAGTTCTCAAG GTAATTGAATTCAGTGAACTAGATAAACCCAAAGTCCGTTTCTTGCGACAAGTATTAAGCACACTGTTAATGAAAGCAGATGCTGAAGAACTTAGTGACATTTTTGTGAG GGTATCTGACAACCCCAAACTGGGAATGCTACGAGAGGGCTTGAAACTCTTCCTTACCCACTTCTTACTGAAACATGCACAGGCCCATAAGAGTGCTGAAGAAGCTAActtgttaaaagaaaaagttgaaCTAGCAACCAAGGCTTTGGAGGCAAAGGAACCCAAACTGAAGCTATAG